The following are encoded in a window of Brevibacillus sp. DP1.3A genomic DNA:
- a CDS encoding IreB family regulatory phosphoprotein: MSSLDNTMKFTVPKEANAADVQETLTEVYKALQEKGYNPITQIVGYLLSGDPAFIPRHNNARSLIGKLERDKIIEELVTVYLSERK, encoded by the coding sequence GTGAGTTCGTTGGATAATACCATGAAATTCACGGTGCCCAAGGAAGCGAATGCGGCGGATGTGCAAGAAACATTGACAGAGGTGTACAAAGCCCTGCAGGAAAAAGGATACAACCCGATCACCCAGATCGTAGGTTACTTGCTTTCTGGCGACCCGGCGTTTATCCCACGCCACAACAACGCGCGGAGCCTGATCGGCAAATTGGAACGGGACAAAATCATAGAAGAGTTGGTGACCGTTTACTTGTCAGAGCGCAAGTAG
- the udk gene encoding uridine kinase encodes MGNPVLIGVAGGSGSGKTTVAKELYRQFQNDSVTMIEQDSYYKDQSHLSPEERALTNYDHPFAFDNDLLLAHLQELMQGKAIQKPIYDFKEHNRKPEQIQVDPKDVIILEGMLILEDERIRDLMDIKVFVDTDADVRIVRRIVRDIEERGRSLDSVVSQYLNVVRPMHLQFIEPTKRYADVIMPEGGYNRVALDLLSTKISNILLEKQQFANQS; translated from the coding sequence ATGGGTAACCCCGTATTGATTGGGGTAGCGGGAGGCAGTGGTTCTGGAAAAACGACTGTAGCAAAGGAGCTGTACCGCCAGTTCCAAAATGACAGTGTAACGATGATTGAGCAGGATTCCTACTACAAGGATCAAAGTCATTTGAGCCCAGAAGAGCGGGCGTTGACGAACTACGACCATCCCTTCGCTTTTGACAATGATTTGTTGCTTGCGCATTTGCAAGAGCTGATGCAAGGAAAAGCGATCCAAAAACCGATCTACGACTTCAAGGAGCACAACCGCAAGCCGGAGCAAATCCAGGTCGACCCGAAGGATGTCATCATTCTGGAAGGAATGCTAATTCTAGAGGATGAGCGGATTCGTGATTTGATGGATATCAAGGTATTCGTCGATACCGATGCGGACGTGCGTATTGTACGCCGAATCGTACGTGACATCGAAGAGCGCGGTCGTTCCCTCGATTCTGTGGTGTCACAGTACCTAAACGTCGTTCGACCGATGCATTTGCAGTTTATTGAGCCGACCAAGCGATATGCAGACGTCATCATGCCAGAGGGCGGCTACAACCGAGTAGCATTGGATCTGTTGTCCACGAAGATCAGCAATATTTTATTGGAGAAGCAACAATTCGCCAATCAATCATAA
- the mltG gene encoding endolytic transglycosylase MltG, which produces MKPMSAKPDFNPGRPMTHRRRRGGRIVMWLVALLLLIILAAGGAAWYVYQQLQPVAGEQTVKNVAIPSGSSVQKIGRLLEEQGLIRNADVFNYYVKYKGVAPDLKAGEYQFTTGQAIDEILTAMVEGNTVINANRFTIPEGWNVEQIADHLDKEGIVEKAAFLKEVNEGAFPDYPFVAAIPKHADRKHRLEGYLFPETYEVDKDATAHDVVSRMLAQFQKEWKPEWTEQLKQHDLTLDKAVNLASIVEREVTVDKERPLVAGVYYNRIRDKWPLQADATVQFVLGKQRDRLTFEDLKVKSPYNTYTNPGLPPGPIASPGRASLEAVVNPAKHDYFFYVTKKDGTSEHYFSKTLQEHEANDKKSRGN; this is translated from the coding sequence TTGAAACCAATGTCAGCGAAGCCTGATTTTAACCCTGGCCGCCCTATGACGCATCGACGCAGACGCGGCGGACGAATTGTGATGTGGCTGGTTGCCTTATTGTTGTTGATTATTTTGGCTGCGGGGGGAGCAGCGTGGTACGTGTACCAGCAATTACAGCCGGTTGCAGGTGAACAGACGGTGAAAAACGTGGCGATTCCGTCCGGTTCATCCGTACAAAAAATCGGTCGATTACTGGAAGAACAAGGCCTGATCCGAAATGCCGATGTATTTAATTACTACGTGAAGTATAAAGGCGTGGCCCCTGATCTTAAGGCGGGAGAATACCAATTTACGACCGGCCAAGCCATTGACGAGATACTAACTGCCATGGTGGAAGGAAACACGGTGATCAACGCGAACCGATTTACGATCCCAGAAGGATGGAATGTCGAACAGATCGCAGATCATCTCGATAAAGAAGGCATTGTAGAGAAAGCGGCATTCTTAAAAGAAGTAAATGAAGGTGCATTCCCCGACTATCCTTTTGTCGCAGCCATTCCGAAGCATGCAGACCGAAAACACCGTCTGGAAGGGTATCTATTCCCGGAAACATATGAGGTAGACAAAGACGCTACGGCACATGATGTCGTCTCGCGTATGCTGGCTCAATTCCAAAAGGAATGGAAGCCAGAGTGGACAGAGCAGCTGAAGCAGCACGATTTAACACTGGATAAAGCGGTTAATCTCGCATCGATCGTTGAGCGTGAAGTAACAGTAGACAAGGAGCGTCCGCTTGTAGCAGGCGTGTACTACAATCGGATTCGCGATAAGTGGCCGTTGCAGGCTGATGCTACCGTCCAATTTGTTCTCGGCAAACAACGAGACCGTCTGACCTTCGAGGACCTAAAAGTAAAAAGCCCGTACAACACGTACACAAATCCTGGATTGCCACCGGGGCCGATTGCCAGCCCAGGCAGAGCTTCACTTGAAGCAGTCGTCAATCCGGCGAAACACGATTACTTTTTCTACGTGACGAAAAAAGATGGAACGTCCGAGCATTACTTTTCCAAAACACTGCAAGAGCATGAAGCAAACGATAAGAAAAGCAGGGGAAACTAA
- a CDS encoding AI-2E family transporter: protein MDELRRSRLFAAAVWLIALLVIGNLLWLLRPVLSQLFSLIKEVLVPVILGLVIAYLLHPVVQLLEQRRVPRLMAVLLIYGSFVLVITIAIINAIPVFTKQLVELSDDIPRLMDWYYTWMSEWEARKYFLPDSISKGVDRVIIQSNEGMSHSVSKIVDNARHSMGKLFAFAIVPFIAFYFLKDMKQLHETGMSIVPKAYRKQVLIVLRDINESLGKYIHGQMIVALIVGVFAYLGYWWIGMPYPFVLAAFVCLTNIIPYIGPLIGAAPAVVIAITISTKTLLLVLVVNLIIQIVEGNILSPNIVGRSLHLHPLLIILALLVGETVGGIIGLIVAVPILAVCKVIVSRIAVMMHES from the coding sequence GTGGATGAACTTCGGCGAAGTCGTCTATTTGCTGCTGCTGTTTGGCTCATCGCACTATTGGTCATTGGCAATCTACTTTGGCTGCTCCGACCAGTCCTGTCACAGTTGTTTTCGCTCATAAAAGAAGTACTCGTTCCCGTCATATTGGGACTCGTCATCGCTTACTTGCTCCATCCGGTCGTGCAATTGCTAGAACAAAGAAGAGTTCCGCGCTTAATGGCAGTCCTGCTCATTTATGGCTCATTTGTACTGGTGATTACTATTGCGATCATTAACGCCATCCCTGTTTTTACGAAACAATTGGTGGAGCTGTCAGACGATATTCCCCGCCTGATGGATTGGTACTATACATGGATGAGTGAGTGGGAGGCACGAAAGTATTTCTTGCCGGATAGCATCTCGAAGGGTGTGGACCGGGTGATCATCCAGTCGAATGAGGGAATGTCTCATTCTGTATCGAAAATCGTGGATAATGCTCGGCATTCGATGGGAAAACTGTTCGCTTTTGCTATTGTGCCGTTTATCGCTTTTTACTTTTTGAAGGATATGAAGCAATTGCATGAGACGGGGATGTCGATTGTTCCAAAGGCTTATCGGAAGCAAGTGCTGATCGTCCTGCGTGATATTAATGAATCCTTGGGGAAATACATACATGGACAAATGATTGTCGCCCTGATCGTAGGCGTTTTCGCATACTTGGGCTACTGGTGGATCGGCATGCCGTATCCTTTTGTATTGGCTGCATTCGTATGTCTCACCAACATCATTCCGTACATCGGACCATTGATTGGGGCGGCACCGGCAGTTGTGATCGCGATTACGATTTCCACCAAGACACTATTACTCGTTCTCGTTGTCAATCTCATCATTCAAATCGTGGAAGGGAACATTTTGTCCCCAAACATCGTTGGTCGTTCTTTGCATTTGCACCCGCTTCTCATCATCTTGGCACTGCTGGTAGGGGAGACTGTAGGGGGGATCATCGGGCTTATCGTTGCTGTCCCGATTCTTGCCGTTTGCAAAGTGATCGTCAGCCGAATCGCTGTCATGATGCATGAAAGTTGA
- a CDS encoding O-methyltransferase yields the protein MITNPAIDDYVSSLVPERSPLLKRLEQEAAEENIPIVQLPSAQVMRMLLLLHRPKAILEVGTAIGYSTIWLAEAAPEARIVTMDIDEDRLVRARENIKEAGCAERVEILSRDATLGLPESYQFDCLFIDAAKGQYRVFLDLYLPLLREGGLVISDNVLFRGLVATPEEAGKRQRPMVDKLLSYNSHLMERPDLETTFIPVGDGLAISMKKK from the coding sequence ATGATTACCAATCCGGCAATTGACGACTACGTGTCAAGCCTGGTTCCCGAGCGTTCTCCGCTGCTCAAGCGACTGGAGCAGGAGGCGGCAGAGGAAAACATTCCGATTGTGCAGCTCCCGTCCGCTCAAGTCATGCGGATGTTGTTATTGCTGCATCGTCCCAAAGCGATTCTTGAAGTGGGTACCGCAATTGGCTATTCCACCATTTGGCTTGCAGAAGCTGCACCGGAAGCGCGAATTGTCACGATGGACATAGATGAAGATCGATTGGTGAGAGCACGGGAAAATATAAAAGAAGCAGGATGTGCAGAGCGTGTGGAAATACTCTCACGTGACGCCACTTTAGGGCTGCCGGAGTCGTATCAATTTGACTGCTTGTTTATCGATGCAGCCAAAGGTCAGTATCGAGTATTCCTCGATTTGTATCTACCGCTTCTTCGTGAAGGCGGTTTGGTAATCAGCGACAACGTCCTGTTCCGAGGACTGGTGGCGACCCCTGAAGAAGCGGGCAAGCGCCAGCGCCCGATGGTGGACAAGCTGCTTTCTTATAATTCACATCTGATGGAGCGGCCTGATTTAGAAACGACATTTATTCCGGTCGGAGACGGGTTGGCCATCAGTATGAAAAAGAAGTAA
- a CDS encoding TerC family protein: MDLLLSPEFWTALLSIVIIDLVLAGDNALVIGMAARNLPAHQQKKAIIWGTVGAIVIRALATLAVVWLLKIPGLLLVGGLILIWIALKLLIQDNGHENMKASGSLGAAIWTIIVADTVMGLDNVIAVAGAAHGDFLLVVIGLIISVPIMVWGSTLILKLIEKYPIVIYIGSAVLAYTAASMVTSEKFLTPFFAAYPWVKWVFIVAVVVGVLLIGRMKSQQQKRLAEQS, from the coding sequence ATGGATTTATTGTTAAGCCCTGAGTTTTGGACCGCATTACTTTCTATCGTTATCATCGACCTGGTGCTGGCCGGGGACAATGCCCTCGTCATCGGGATGGCGGCTCGTAACCTGCCTGCTCATCAGCAAAAGAAAGCTATCATCTGGGGAACGGTTGGTGCCATTGTCATTCGTGCATTGGCGACACTCGCTGTCGTTTGGTTACTGAAAATTCCTGGTCTGCTGCTTGTAGGTGGTTTGATTCTCATTTGGATCGCCCTCAAGTTGTTGATTCAAGATAATGGTCATGAGAATATGAAGGCAAGTGGATCACTTGGAGCAGCGATTTGGACGATTATCGTAGCCGACACAGTAATGGGCTTGGATAACGTTATCGCGGTTGCTGGTGCAGCACATGGTGATTTCCTTCTGGTAGTTATCGGTTTGATCATCAGTGTTCCGATCATGGTATGGGGTAGCACATTGATCTTGAAGCTGATCGAGAAATATCCGATTGTTATCTATATCGGTTCTGCCGTATTGGCGTATACCGCTGCGAGCATGGTAACAAGTGAGAAGTTCCTCACACCATTCTTTGCCGCTTACCCTTGGGTCAAATGGGTATTCATCGTAGCTGTTGTGGTTGGTGTCTTGTTGATCGGACGCATGAAAAGCCAACAGCAAAAACGTTTGGCAGAACAATCTTAA
- the ruvX gene encoding Holliday junction resolvase RuvX has protein sequence MTRLMGLDVGDKTIGVAVSDELGWTAQGVETIKRQSKEKDFARLSELVSQYQIGAFVVGLPKNMNGTIGPRAEMCQAFGKLLEERTSLPVHMWDERLTTMAAERMLISADVSRQKRKTVIDKMAATLILQGYMDAKSR, from the coding sequence ATGACACGATTGATGGGGTTGGATGTAGGCGACAAGACGATTGGAGTGGCTGTCAGCGATGAGCTGGGATGGACTGCGCAAGGAGTAGAGACCATCAAGCGACAATCCAAGGAAAAGGATTTTGCCCGCCTGAGCGAATTAGTTTCGCAGTATCAAATTGGGGCTTTCGTCGTTGGTTTGCCCAAAAACATGAACGGAACTATAGGCCCGCGTGCTGAAATGTGCCAAGCATTTGGCAAGCTTTTGGAGGAACGCACGTCTCTTCCTGTCCACATGTGGGACGAACGCTTGACGACGATGGCGGCAGAGCGTATGCTGATCTCTGCTGATGTCAGCCGTCAAAAGCGAAAGACAGTGATAGATAAAATGGCGGCCACTTTAATCCTCCAAGGATATATGGACGCGAAATCGAGGTGA
- a CDS encoding DUF1292 domain-containing protein: protein MSEEMMEEFEVGDVIALTEEGTEEPRDFRIMYIFDIEDRSYLVLVPVDQEEEEEYEVHFLRYDGTDMLMPIEDDEEWEQVEATFETLIADLEKDGI, encoded by the coding sequence ATGAGTGAAGAGATGATGGAAGAGTTCGAAGTGGGCGATGTGATCGCGCTAACGGAAGAAGGTACCGAGGAACCGCGAGATTTTCGTATCATGTACATTTTTGACATTGAAGACCGCAGCTATTTGGTGCTCGTACCAGTAGATCAGGAAGAGGAAGAAGAGTACGAGGTTCACTTCCTGCGTTATGATGGTACAGATATGCTCATGCCAATCGAAGATGATGAAGAGTGGGAGCAAGTAGAAGCTACCTTCGAAACTTTGATTGCTGATTTGGAGAAAGACGGAATTTAA
- the alaS gene encoding alanine--tRNA ligase: MKKLTGNQIRQMFLDFFVEKGHRIEPSAPLVPIDDPSLLWINSGVATLKKYFDGRIIPDNPRITNSQKSIRTNDIENVGRTARHHTFFEMLGNFSIGEYFKEEAIEWAWEFLTSPKWMGFDPELLSVTIHPEDEEAFELWSKKIGVPEERIIRLEGNFWDIGEGPSGPNTEIFYDRGEAFGNDPSDPELYPGGENERYLEVWNLVFSQFNHNPDGTYTPLPKKNIDTGMGLERMASVIQGVDNNFETDLLFPLIEKTTEISGVKYKTSPEMDVALKVIADHARTVVFAIGDGALPSNEGRGYVIRRLLRRAVRMGKKLGVEKPFLYSLTETVGTMMGEFYPEVVQKRAFIEKVIRAEEERFHETLNDGLAILSDMVKAAKESGKTQLSGQDVFKMYDTYGFPVDLTEDFADEQGLTVDRDGFDQAMEEQRERARAARQDVDSMQIQGGPLSDLTVTSQFVGYTELVATGKVEAIILDNQLVEEAEEGQTVQIVLSQTPFYAESGGQINDEGFLISDIVKARVTDVQKGPMGQNVHSVIVEAGTLRKGDEVRAEVNREARLAITQNHTATHLLHQALKDVLGTHVNQAGSLVAPERLRFDFTHISSITPEELERIEAIVNEKVWANLSVEISNKALAEAKAMGAMALFGEKYGDVVRVVKVGEYSLELCGGCHVNNTAEIGLFKLVSESGIGAGTRRIEAVTGRGAYQFLNQQFTTLKEVAQALKAPVLAEAPARVEGLQQQLKEVQRENESLRAKLGNIEAASLTDKLQQVDGMNVLAARVSAVDMDNLRGMVDELKNKLGSAVIVLGAVDGDKVNLVAGVTKDLMDQGIHAGKIIKEVATRCGGGGGGRPDMAQAGGKDPSKLQEALDAVVDFVKSQAVAK, from the coding sequence ATGAAGAAACTGACAGGCAATCAAATCCGCCAGATGTTCCTCGACTTTTTTGTAGAAAAAGGACATCGCATTGAGCCTAGCGCTCCATTGGTTCCAATCGACGATCCTTCCCTTCTGTGGATCAACAGTGGTGTGGCGACTCTCAAGAAATATTTTGACGGCCGAATCATCCCGGACAACCCGCGCATCACGAACTCACAAAAGTCTATTCGTACGAACGATATTGAAAATGTGGGACGTACTGCTCGCCATCATACCTTTTTTGAAATGTTGGGTAACTTCTCTATCGGTGAGTACTTCAAGGAAGAAGCGATTGAATGGGCATGGGAGTTTTTGACGAGCCCAAAATGGATGGGCTTTGATCCAGAATTGCTTTCCGTTACCATTCACCCAGAGGACGAAGAGGCATTTGAGCTGTGGAGCAAGAAAATCGGTGTTCCAGAAGAGCGAATCATCCGACTGGAGGGCAACTTCTGGGATATCGGAGAAGGCCCGAGCGGACCGAACACGGAGATTTTCTATGACCGTGGAGAAGCGTTCGGAAACGACCCGAGCGACCCTGAGCTGTACCCAGGTGGGGAGAACGAGCGTTACCTGGAAGTATGGAACCTGGTATTCTCCCAGTTCAACCACAATCCAGACGGTACCTACACGCCGCTGCCTAAGAAGAACATTGATACGGGGATGGGTCTTGAGCGCATGGCGTCTGTCATCCAAGGCGTAGACAACAACTTTGAGACAGACTTGCTGTTCCCGCTGATCGAAAAGACCACAGAAATCTCCGGAGTGAAGTATAAAACAAGCCCTGAGATGGATGTAGCATTGAAGGTTATCGCTGACCATGCACGTACGGTTGTGTTTGCGATCGGTGACGGTGCGCTTCCATCCAATGAAGGACGTGGCTATGTCATTCGCCGTCTGCTTCGCCGTGCCGTACGTATGGGGAAAAAGCTGGGCGTGGAGAAGCCATTCTTGTACAGCTTGACTGAGACAGTAGGCACGATGATGGGCGAATTCTACCCAGAGGTTGTCCAAAAGCGTGCGTTTATCGAAAAAGTTATTCGTGCCGAGGAAGAGCGTTTCCACGAGACACTGAACGACGGTCTGGCGATCCTGTCTGACATGGTAAAGGCAGCAAAAGAAAGCGGAAAGACACAACTGTCTGGTCAAGATGTCTTCAAAATGTACGATACGTACGGATTCCCTGTTGACTTGACAGAAGACTTCGCAGACGAGCAAGGGCTGACGGTCGATCGCGATGGCTTTGATCAAGCGATGGAAGAACAGCGTGAGCGCGCACGTGCAGCACGTCAAGATGTAGACAGCATGCAAATCCAAGGTGGTCCATTGTCTGATTTGACGGTTACGAGCCAATTTGTTGGTTATACTGAATTGGTAGCAACAGGTAAAGTTGAAGCGATTATTTTGGACAACCAGCTGGTAGAAGAAGCAGAAGAAGGTCAAACTGTACAAATCGTTCTGAGCCAAACTCCTTTCTATGCAGAAAGCGGCGGTCAGATCAATGACGAAGGTTTCCTGATTTCTGATATCGTGAAAGCACGTGTGACAGATGTACAAAAAGGACCAATGGGTCAAAATGTACATTCCGTCATCGTCGAAGCAGGTACCCTGCGCAAAGGCGATGAGGTTCGCGCGGAAGTGAACCGTGAAGCACGTCTGGCTATCACCCAAAACCATACAGCGACTCACTTGCTGCATCAAGCACTCAAGGATGTCCTGGGAACGCATGTCAATCAGGCAGGTTCCTTGGTAGCACCGGAGCGTCTCCGCTTTGACTTCACTCACATTAGCTCCATTACTCCAGAAGAGCTGGAGCGTATCGAAGCCATCGTGAATGAAAAAGTGTGGGCAAACCTGAGTGTCGAGATTTCCAACAAAGCATTGGCTGAAGCAAAAGCGATGGGCGCGATGGCGTTGTTCGGTGAAAAATACGGCGACGTTGTACGCGTTGTAAAAGTGGGCGAGTACAGCCTGGAGCTGTGCGGCGGATGCCATGTGAACAATACCGCTGAAATCGGTCTGTTCAAGCTGGTTAGCGAGAGCGGTATCGGTGCAGGTACACGCCGGATCGAAGCAGTAACAGGACGCGGCGCTTACCAGTTCTTGAACCAGCAGTTCACTACGCTCAAAGAAGTGGCGCAAGCACTCAAAGCACCGGTACTGGCAGAAGCACCTGCACGTGTAGAAGGTCTGCAACAACAATTGAAAGAAGTACAGCGCGAAAACGAGTCCCTGCGTGCAAAACTGGGGAACATCGAGGCAGCGTCGTTGACGGATAAACTCCAACAAGTAGACGGCATGAATGTACTCGCTGCACGTGTTTCCGCTGTCGATATGGACAACCTGCGCGGCATGGTAGATGAGCTGAAAAACAAACTCGGCTCCGCTGTCATTGTGTTGGGTGCGGTCGATGGCGACAAGGTGAACCTCGTTGCAGGTGTAACCAAAGATCTCATGGATCAAGGCATTCACGCTGGCAAGATCATCAAAGAAGTCGCAACTCGTTGCGGTGGCGGCGGTGGTGGACGTCCTGATATGGCACAAGCCGGTGGTAAGGATCCATCCAAGCTGCAAGAAGCACTGGATGCAGTGGTTGACTTCGTGAAGAGTCAAGCAGTAGCGAAATAG
- a CDS encoding PRC-barrel domain-containing protein: protein MRKAMDAVGLPVVCLQTGETIGTVRDILCDSTWHVRGVLLSEQGWFQSGTYIPTEHIHAVGESCLTVSGKDAITPLPNLAGLEPVGIVTGKMKLKGKAVITASGECLGRLEDVYFSANWEKLVGYELSNGWLADITEGRKRLPAPASVIIGEENLIVPD from the coding sequence ATGCGCAAGGCAATGGATGCAGTCGGATTGCCAGTTGTTTGCCTACAAACAGGGGAGACGATTGGAACCGTGCGTGACATTCTTTGCGACTCCACTTGGCATGTACGAGGAGTCTTGCTGAGCGAACAGGGCTGGTTCCAATCAGGTACCTATATTCCTACCGAACATATTCATGCGGTCGGGGAGTCCTGCCTTACCGTATCGGGAAAAGACGCGATCACGCCCTTACCTAATCTCGCCGGACTTGAGCCTGTCGGCATTGTGACGGGAAAGATGAAGTTAAAAGGAAAAGCGGTGATAACCGCATCCGGAGAGTGTTTGGGGAGGCTGGAAGACGTTTACTTTTCAGCCAACTGGGAGAAACTTGTAGGGTACGAACTATCGAATGGCTGGCTTGCAGATATTACGGAAGGACGAAAGCGCCTCCCTGCACCAGCATCCGTTATCATCGGGGAAGAAAACCTGATCGTGCCGGACTAG
- a CDS encoding penicillin-binding protein 2: MQLDRRIKRRHFLVLLSMSLLWLGLVARLWWIQLGSPHRFSRHGVDLVKASVKQRQQSIVLHSGRGDIVDRNGYAFTGEEHLALILFPLARGSLQGTDGLQRLAHITGESKERLSETMEKAKVPLLMREDSGKLVMLTEKQAEEINALAIPGVVALAVTERYRADEVAKHLIGFIHKNPDMVQKLYPDEWTSGKMNAESTLGASGLERSFDRFLQGVEPSVLSYYVDGHGQPLRGLDIRYTKQSNQYYPLSLTTTLDAALQRSMEATADQVGLKEGSIVVLDVQTADVLAAVSRPTYDQTNVTGNASDWKNRAFKQLPPGSVYKTVVAAAALAEGIVSPIDRFTCTGEYGKYQFSCWKKEGHGSVTLEEAYAQSCNIAIAHIAKMVGGEKLEEYAKKLGLTTQVGHVTPNLYKLKNFKQLDGEEPGRVFAEGVSRDDEGVLIQSAIGQRDVRISPLQAANMMVTILRGGQSSQVRLVKEIAYRNGQSFHTFPEQELSLDGIDYVTANKLRKMMRKVVTEGTGKMLMNSAWQVAGKSGTAQIGDANGNNHLWFLGYAPLEEPRYAICVVAENQPSWGKNQAMELFHRAVAELADHTAQSSQPREEYFRG, translated from the coding sequence ATGCAGCTGGATCGACGAATCAAAAGACGTCACTTTCTTGTATTGCTGTCCATGTCGTTGTTATGGCTCGGTTTGGTCGCGCGTTTGTGGTGGATTCAACTCGGATCGCCCCATCGATTTTCTCGGCATGGCGTTGATTTGGTAAAGGCATCAGTAAAGCAAAGACAGCAAAGCATCGTGCTGCATAGCGGGCGTGGCGATATCGTGGATCGAAATGGGTATGCCTTTACCGGAGAAGAGCATCTCGCCTTGATTTTGTTCCCGTTGGCGCGTGGGAGCCTGCAAGGTACAGATGGCTTGCAGCGATTGGCTCACATAACCGGAGAATCCAAGGAACGGCTGTCGGAGACGATGGAAAAGGCAAAAGTACCGCTGCTCATGCGAGAGGATTCCGGCAAGCTGGTGATGCTCACCGAGAAGCAGGCTGAGGAAATTAATGCACTTGCCATCCCAGGAGTTGTGGCATTGGCGGTGACAGAGCGATACCGCGCGGATGAAGTAGCCAAGCATCTGATTGGTTTTATCCATAAAAATCCAGACATGGTGCAGAAGCTGTATCCAGATGAATGGACCAGCGGCAAAATGAATGCCGAGAGCACGCTGGGAGCATCGGGTCTGGAGCGAAGCTTTGACCGATTTTTACAGGGGGTAGAGCCGTCTGTCTTGTCCTATTATGTAGATGGGCACGGACAACCGCTCCGAGGGTTGGATATTCGCTATACGAAGCAGTCGAATCAATACTATCCGTTGTCATTAACGACTACCTTGGATGCAGCACTCCAAAGAAGCATGGAGGCAACAGCCGATCAAGTAGGGTTAAAAGAGGGCAGTATCGTCGTTTTGGACGTACAAACAGCCGATGTTCTTGCAGCTGTGAGCCGCCCTACCTATGATCAAACGAATGTCACGGGAAACGCAAGCGACTGGAAGAATCGCGCATTCAAACAACTCCCGCCAGGTTCTGTCTATAAAACAGTGGTAGCAGCAGCAGCCTTGGCAGAAGGAATCGTTTCACCAATTGACCGTTTCACATGTACAGGGGAGTACGGGAAGTACCAATTCTCCTGCTGGAAAAAAGAAGGTCACGGCAGTGTGACACTGGAAGAAGCGTATGCCCAGTCCTGCAACATTGCGATTGCCCATATCGCCAAGATGGTGGGCGGAGAAAAGTTGGAGGAATATGCAAAAAAGCTGGGCTTGACCACTCAAGTGGGGCATGTTACGCCCAATCTGTATAAACTGAAAAACTTCAAGCAGCTGGATGGTGAAGAGCCGGGTAGAGTCTTTGCAGAGGGAGTATCCCGCGACGATGAAGGTGTCCTGATTCAAAGCGCCATCGGTCAGCGGGATGTACGAATATCCCCTTTGCAAGCGGCCAACATGATGGTAACGATTTTGCGTGGCGGTCAAAGCTCTCAAGTAAGGCTGGTAAAAGAGATCGCATACCGAAATGGTCAGTCGTTCCATACATTCCCCGAGCAGGAGCTCTCTTTGGACGGAATTGACTACGTCACAGCCAATAAATTGCGAAAAATGATGCGCAAAGTCGTCACAGAGGGAACAGGAAAGATGCTCATGAATTCCGCTTGGCAGGTGGCAGGTAAGAGCGGAACTGCGCAAATCGGGGATGCGAATGGAAACAACCACCTGTGGTTTCTCGGGTACGCCCCGTTAGAAGAGCCGCGTTACGCCATTTGTGTCGTGGCAGAAAATCAGCCGAGCTGGGGAAAAAACCAGGCTATGGAGCTTTTTCACCGAGCTGTTGCTGAGCTTGCCGATCATACAGCTCAATCTTCCCAACCTCGCGAAGAGTATTTCCGAGGATGA